The nucleotide window GAGTCTTAGAACGATGAGGCTGGGTATCAACTAGCACCATGATGGAGTCGTGCTTGCATACTCCTAAACCTGGCATGTGAAAAACGTCTTGAACTGAAGATGGACTGGTTGTCAGGAACAAGTCAAGAAGACTCTCGGAATCATCAGTGTGGTAAGTGGGTTCAGATACCATCTGAGTAAGGTTGTTTTTAGTGACAATCTTCAATAACTGTTGACAAAGCAAACTTTTATTAGCATACTTCTTGGTGGTATAAGTGTTCCAGTCGATATCTCCTAAGTTCAGGTCACCTCCAATCCAGATGTTTGGTGAGTTATTACTTGTGTACAGTTTGGAGATGGAATTTTCAAGTTCGTCAAGGCTGTCGGCACCATCATTTGGTGGACGGTAAAAGCATCCAAGAAAAACAGACTTGGCCCCCTTGATTTGAAGTTGGGCCCAAACTATCTCACAGTTCGCATCTAGGTCAGGCGATGGGTTAAGATGAGATCATTACGGTAGGCTATAAAAACACCACCTCCACCTTTGCCAGGCTTACGATCTTTTTCGGATGGCGCTGTAGTTGTCAGGAAGAATTTCACCATCAAAATATCAGGATGAAGCCAGGATTCTGTTACCATGATTATATCTGGGTCTGATGATTGTATCATATTTTCTAACTCTCTGGTCTTATTCTTAACACTTTGACAGTTGACTATTATCACTTTGAGATTCTTGTCACTGTTACCTGTCACCCTCGTTGATCTTGATGAGGAGCTGGTACCTGATTTGGTGGATGAAATATGTCTCCTGGTTCTACCACCAGCCATCGTACCTTGGTTTTTCGGAGAGGATGTAGCTGTTGGATCTCCTAACCAAATATCTGTTTCATCAATGGTGGAATTACTCAGAGGCGCAAAGGAGTTAGAGTGCACAAAATCAATGCTTCTGCTCAGGATGCTTAAACTAAAGTTAGGCGTGCCACATGCACAGCATATCCAAGATGCTTCGGTTTTATTAAGCGGTCATACTCTTCAGTTGTCATTAGCATGCAATCTTTATGATACCATAAGCAACACGTGTCACACCTTACTGCTTGCTGACCCCATTTACAGGCAAGGTGGCATACCTGACAAGGATACTTCAGCGGGCGTGGCCCTGGATTTGTTTCAAGGTCACCCGCCTGGAGAAGCAAAAATGTACACAAGAACTGCAGAAGTACACTCTTCTCTGTTCTCTTGGCATCTATATCACTCTTGTGGGAACTACATAATAACACCAGTTGGTATTTAGCATTGTTTACAATCATGGAACTGTttatgaaatattgtgaacaattGGCATTTTCAAAGTTCATGAAGCTGgtgcagccatcttgaatttctggATCATCTTGTTGGTGATCACGAATATAATTATGGCCATTAACTCCAATCCATAGTAGCACTAAGATCAGTTTAATTCTCTGGGTTGACATCATGGTAAAGAAAGAAAAGGATTGGTCTCACCTGGATAGCCAAAGACACCCCAGCAACCGCGCCCATTACCAGTTACCCAACACTACTCCATGGTCAAGCTGCTGAATTCTGCTCTACAAGAAACACTGGAATAGGTGGTCGGAAAGTGATGGGGAATGCACAAATTCTGAACTCAAGTTTGAGCTCAAAAGTCACTAATCACGCCAGAAATGGTTAAACTTCCAATAGATGGTGAAATGGAAGCAGAAATATCCGCAGATGGTGAAAAAATCGGATATTTTTGGGAGAGAAAAATTATCGACGTGAACCCCGCACAAgcgacctctgctgttacgtaacataATGtcgaaaatcaggtggcaaatacagtttttcagaaaacatcaaaaaaatggaatacatgagtcgtttctcccttcatttccatattgagcccatagataagatatgaaacatgagtataaggcaaacagtaacgtgtaaaagtccaattattgtggagaaaatgaatgtttattgtgcgtgaagtagcctaaaaaatgagaaaaaatgcatgtcacgatcaccaaaatggttatatctgcaactatgagccaacgccggatcgtatgcttttctgtaatgatagatattagctaacttgagcttgtattaaattttcagcgaaaatgatttgTGGAATAATCGAGGCGTAGggtggaaagttgctttcaaaacggcttcccctcgcaatcgtgcgtgaccagtgtccagcaggaaaattaacagccggccttgtccatataatcgattaataattgtcaggatcgtccagttgactacagtgatatttatttattcatacaaaatactgccctgtcttattaaatatcgaagtcaatataaaacgtaatttcaagccatttgactgaacttacaaacagtttataaaagattattgttgagcgagacactgaattagaaataacattgcaagcGATGcgagaataagttagcaggttgtgatggtctagtggctaaggccgtgcctgaagtgcgagaggttggaAGTTTGTTTTTTGAAAAGATTTATGATAGTAGTAatcaactttcaggaagggtttctgatcatttgaagcagaaataatgaggtaaaatgaaagaaagcattttttttttttcttgaccgcttatggtgttctattgaagattattaaagttactctagacaacgaaacgctgattccaattatgtgtatgtctgggtagggtgtaagaacggtgaaaattacaaataatattatgccaaaatatcaggtttgaaattcgtaaattatggctggcgctatcttatttttttaataagtaggcctacgcataaagaaaaacattgcaaacgtgtcgcatagaaatattttcaatgatcataatactgacgggcatacaccataggcctaacagaacaagagaaaaaaaaatcgaaatgctgtaggattcgaaccttcaacctctcgcacttcaaaccactgcgtcaaccactagaccatcacaatcTACTGtaccatactcgtatcttttgcaatcttatttctcattcaggggctcgatcaacaataatatttttaaaactgcctttaagttcagtcaaatgagatgatattactttttatattgacttcaatattttgtaagtcaatgcagtattttgcttgaataaataaatatcactggagtcaactgggcgattctgacgattattatttgatataatgacaaggcggctgctattttgctagtgacacttgtcactaacgggacacgcacgattgagacacaggccgttttgagagtaactttccaacctacgactagattattccaccaatcattttcgctgaaaatgtaatacaagctcaagttagttaatatctatcattacagaaaagcatacgaccggcgtttgctcatagttgtagatataaccattttggtgatcgtgacatgcaatttttctcattttcccggccactttggacatgttgatgcttctttattttcaattttattcaacttttactcgttttttgttctttgcacaaatgtttggtatcttatccgtgatcatggtacgcaatttaagcaaaaaacgacccgtgtctcccatttctggagctatttcgctaaaacatgtttgccgggcaaattttcaacatttagttacgtaacccgtgttcaccaacccgtaaaatttttctatcgaacaaaagaggtcacgaagttgccgtcgtactggtaTTAAAGTCGACATGCAATTATTCAGCTTATAATATGGCCTGTATTAAGTCGACATGCCCAAGTAAACATGTGCTGgtctactcctgattccagaaaaatacagcactcatttgtTAGAGAATATAagggccaagtaaaataaataacatgtatatcatccCCACCCTCCTCATCcaattttggagattttcaaatgtttttgttatttttcctatttgcttccttaaATTACTTGTGATGAAAAGATATGTTAAGGAGTTCTTGGATATCATTTATAGACATTGGATATCATTTATATACATATTGCAAACACAGTGGCGTAACAACAGGGGGAGGGGGATGTGCCCTGGGCCcgagccctgggcgccacccgtAGGGGGTACCGAATTGACCAACCAGGCATCAATTCTGCGCCCTAGCTATGAAAGTCAAAAATTTTGTGCGCATtttagcacaaaatcatttgaagacCGATATTTTATACTTTATTATATAATGAttgataggccctatttgtgcaaatgtttcaagaattggggagggggagccattatgtatccttagcctgGTGCCACAAATCCTAGCTACGCCActttgcaaacactttcttcaagttaggggtagggctttggtgaaataacaaaaatattaggggcatCCCTgatttatgatgtgttgacaaacactttacaattgcaattttacacagaaatgaatagtaaaaaaattacataataataaataataaggacATCCCTCACCGATTTTGAAAAAGTCTGGatgtttatgttatttttttttacttggcgtAATCCTTTTTGTTCTAACTCTCACATGaactgacaataaaagtcaaattttaatgtgTGTACTTTTAGAGATGATGGTGACATTACAATTTGAGTCTTAAaaataagcattcaaaatcttcagTATGTTAACAGTTTAATAGctcttgattttaatattttaaataagtCTTTGTACTTGTAAGTATTTAGGCTTGTCTTATTAAAGTCTCTGGATGATATGTATTTGGGGGGTTCTTAGTTGAAAAATGGGTACTGGCATGTGTGAGCAGAATTTGGGAGCATTGCAACTTTTTGGTACTGGTTTAACTTTTGGTTGCAATTTTCTTAAAAATGggttttttagggtgtttttttttcagaaatgtgAAACATTTCCAGATTTGGGCAAATAGTTGAAATACTGAACTGAAATAATGTATTCtacttttattttacatacatTATAGTAATGATGgactcccttttttttttttgacaggtGATTCTGAAGACAAAGCCGTTCAGAAACATGAACCTGGTAGATGCAACAACATATTCTTTCTCTGCAGTGCTTATACCACCAACAAATGTAAAACAGAGGTAACTGAATACATCTTCAACTTGTCAAAGATTTATTTTCAGCTTCAGTCATCACATGTTTGTGGATACTATGATACAGTTTGAATGAACAAGTGAGCAGTTCATGGGCAATGTTCTATTTTCTATATAATCTGTGAGGAGTTATATTTTGCTAAGTTTGCTGTATAGTTTACCGGGAATTTATGGTTGCAATAAAAACTGCTTCATGACAATTTCCATTATTACATTTGATGATGGGTGGCAATGAATCAAGTTTTTTCGATCCTGTAGACAGACATTCAGCTTCAGCAAGATCCTATGAAAGATGGGATGAGAACACTAGGCCAAGCACAAAACCTAAAAGAGAAAACTTGTCCAGATCGAGTGAGGAAAGCTCTGCTTGCTCCGATGACCAGTTACTCGGGCGTAATTTGCGAAGTAGCCCTGATAAAACTGACTTCAGTGGTAGAAATGTCCTGAGAACTGAGATAAATGAATATAGCTCAAGTAATGAGTCGGATGAATATGGTCAAAGTTTGGGTGTAACTGGACCCTTCTTGACTGAAGCAGAGAATTCAAAACAAACACCAAGAAATGATTTATGGGAAAAACGATGGAGAGATGTGATACGCCGTTTGGATAAAGCCGAAAGGGAAAGAGCGGAAATACGTAAATTACTATGCGCCATGCAATCAAGGATGTCCCTTTCGAAACCCCGTGAGAGGAAAAGTGACAAACAAATTGCAAGATCGGTGTATCACGATTCCTCTTCAAGTGACTCCGATTTGGTTTTTGCAGAATTAGATGTGAAGTCACATGATAAGATGAGGACACGGGAACGGAACGGTAAaaaggatgttaagaaattaacaCATGATAATGAGCATTTGGTAGTTGGTGAATTTGATGTAATGTCATGTGAGCAAGGACAGCAGAGTGAGAGCAAGACAAGGAAAGTtacaaaacaaattgaaaagaaaatggatGAAAAGAAAACTAAGAAAGTAATCAAACTACCAAGTGAATTGGAAGATATCAATTATGAGGGTAGTGATGGGGAAATGCTGCCACGATTTGATGCATATCGTAAATATCAAACTCCTGtgcaagtttgacagaagaaatacaaacataaagtgaacaaaatcaaacctgTTCTATGAGCAGGCAGGTCAAtctgacattttttgttttttttgcaaatgttggaaATTACTTTAAAAATCATCGAAATTTATAAAACTCTTTTCAGTTGCTTCACCCATGTTTTCTCAGTCAAAATAAGTAAAACAAACTAAATTCCTAAAACTCAAAATCTGGATCAATTGGGTTTGTACCTAAAACTCAAAATCTGGTTCAGTCAGGtttgtagaacaggttttttccccATTGTCTAAAaagtatttcttttcaattttgtaaCAGTATAGTTAAAATTTAATTAGGCTATTaaagttgtaatccatacactccctatggaagatgtgacccataatctcccacacagggggtgtagatttcaaatggagtgtacccattcaggtaaccctatttgaaattcatactccctgtgcagaagattaaggttatgtcttccatagggggtgtatggattacaactagaACAAACCATTGTATGTATCTTTAAATACTAGTAAGTCTTTCAAAAATAGCAGTACCGTATTTGCATCTGCTGGGCTCTGTGGACCCgtccagggtcttaggcaggactTGAAGTTTgggtgtgtaattttttttttttttttttaattttcaaaaaatatttttggccagaaaagcaagttataggcccaaaattacttgttattcaaggttggaaaccagagaaatactgctacataaaaaaaaaaaaattttaaagatttttttttatgtcgacacactgtcgacgccggtatacgaattatatcgacattaaaaaacggtgccgacgacagcactagtaatttaaaaaaacttGGTGTGtcaatttaagatttgtgtacaaagtataggtcatgtgggcaaaaactgggtgtgtaatgTGTATTTAcaagtttgggtgtgtaaaacactccctacacggctggctgcctttAGAAGCACTTGCTGTGGACTATGAACTGTAAAAGTGGTCACACGTTGCCAATTTTGTTTGAACTATTAACAAAGTCtttttgggtgggcacttattttgtatatatttgtttACATAACAATGGCCCAAAATACAGATTTGTATAATGCGTTTGTTGGTAATTAGACAATTAATGTATCATAGGCATTGTCATGTGCATGTAAAACTGAAATGTAGGGGCTATTCAAGTTCTGTGCCTTTAGCAAAGTCAAAGTCAAAACTTATCTTGTTTTTCCATAACTGGTATTTTTTGACCAATGACACTGAATTTTACATCCTGAATTAGTGAATGTCttcctttttttaattatatAAATGCTAGTATATACATGAACATGTATAGAATTTAGTAGAACTTTGTAATGTGTTTGGTAATTGGAGTATACCATTTTTCGCCCTGATGTAGCAGTGACATTAATGCGTCAAGGCAGCTGTTTTCGCACACATACGGCTTGTATCCATGTGGCATCTTTAAGCCCATGCGTGTGAACAGTCAGCACTTTGAGTGAACAGGgttgaagctgcacccaatgaaatatgTACTGACATCTACCACATCGGTGAAAACTGGCATAGATAGTGGATCATAGGCAttgtcagggttgtagctacagtgggcggcagagcccaccactcagttttggagcccaccactcaactGCAATTTTtgcactggagcccaccactcaaagcccaacattgcactattttattgaattagtcaagaatttggtctattttggcagaaaattgccaaatatgcaagattttcatcaaatgtcaCCCACCACtgaaaatatcctagctacaaccctgggcATTGTGCAAGCAaaacttaaccccctgagcactacctgctgatctaacactgcctctgattggtcaattacattatatctttgttttaatcaccaatcagaatggagttttgcaaataattcacacctgtttttttgcgtggtgaaatattattttaacaatgtggctgattggtccaattgataatgaaaactcctttttgaccaataggcaggtagttctcatagggttaaattCAACTGAAATACAGGTGCTATTAATGTTTGGTGCCTTATCAAAAATATGCAAAGTCAAAACTAGTCTTCTTTTTCAATAACTTTATTATATTCATGCTGCTTGTTTGTAAATGTTGCATTTCAACTTGTTGTGTCATTAAAATTGCTTGAGGAAAGAAACGATATCAATTTTTATCGATTtgagctatagacgaatccaatttcacgcattcctacacctcaatggcagtagTAGTAGGGTGTACTTAAAAGTTGGCCTTAGCCATTAGGGCAGAAGTCTAGGGCCTTAATGCAAAGTTTGAATATGGCatacatgtacgagggggtatccaaaagtttttgacatcactcagaagtgaaagagctatactgttgaaattttgtcagtgtaatcactggtccttatgtacattatggtccaaaaatggtctcataagtatgtttactttcttcacaggtgaggtggcgctagatgggaagtaggctcataaccttttcatgataagatcctccactttcttgagttttttcactgtggctgcatcatccataagtgatggacgtccacttcttggttcatttgtgagggacatgtggccagtttggaaattcctttttcaaaaagcaatagtgccatatgatgggcaatcatcaccgtagattgctttcatttcatcatagattttctgagcattg belongs to Amphiura filiformis chromosome 18, Afil_fr2py, whole genome shotgun sequence and includes:
- the LOC140139769 gene encoding uncharacterized protein, whose amino-acid sequence is MMGGNESSFFDPVDRHSASARSYERWDENTRPSTKPKRENLSRSSEESSACSDDQLLGRNLRSSPDKTDFSGRNVLRTEINEYSSSNESDEYGQSLGVTGPFLTEAENSKQTPRNDLWEKRWRDVIRRLDKAERERAEIRKLLCAMQSRMSLSKPRERKSDKQIARSVYHDSSSSDSDLVFAELDVKSHDKMRTRERNGKKDVKKLTHDNEHLVVGEFDVMSCEQGQQSESKTRKVTKQIEKKMDEKKTKKVIKLPSELEDINYEGSDGEMLPRFDAYRKYQTPVQV